The DNA window TCTTGCCATATTGGGTACGGTTTTTTCCTTCTATCTTACTGAACCGCCCAGGAATCTCATCTTAGGTTCGGGCGAGAGAACCCGCAAAGGAATCTCCGCCGTTTTTCACTTTATGAATTCCAGCAAAATAATTATGGCAATATTTGTAGTGGGAATCTTTTCCAATCTTGCTTTTGAGGGTGTCGATCAGTACTGGCAGGTGCTCTTTTCCGAGATGAGAGGGATTGGCATTTCCTATTTTGGGCTGATGACCGCCGCAGGCGCTCTGATTGTAATAGCCATAATGCGCTGGGCCGAGAAGTATTTTGAAAAGCTCGATTATTATCTTACGGTATGCTTTATTCTTTTGGCCGCAGGTATATTTGTTGCGGCCAGGTTTTCCATTTATCCGGCTATGGCGGGAATAGTCGCCTACTTCGTAATTAAAGAACTGGTCAGCCCGGCATTATCGACGCATCTGAATCGTCGCTTTGCGGGAGCCGACCGGGCGACGTTTCTTTCGAGCTATAATCTG is part of the Candidatus Zixiibacteriota bacterium genome and encodes:
- a CDS encoding MFS transporter, translating into MPSKNIKLFYLLETILSLLSGLILPVYVVYFRHYGVSLFQVALLAAVFEATIILFEIPTGLFADRFGRRLSTSVGFLGFLISGIIFLSVRNFGGFLAAEMVFGIAETFISGALEALAVDSLKQAEKDTYLPRLFSNRTIFRTSALVLSMVAGGFLASRFLPYLFAPFIILAILGTVFSFYLTEPPRNLILGSGERTRKGISAVFHFMNSSKIIMAIFVVGIFSNLAFEGVDQYWQVLFSEMRGIGISYFGLMTAAGALIVIAIMRWAEKYFEKLDYYLTVCFILLAAGIFVAARFSIYPAMAGIVAYFVIKELVSPALSTHLNRRFAGADRATFLSSYNL